A window of the Arenibacter algicola genome harbors these coding sequences:
- the pxpB gene encoding 5-oxoprolinase subunit PxpB, translated as MSSFKISVRQFGVHAILVEWPNRVEESILDEILQFIQYLKKNQLDEKEWEFIPAYNSLTLICKDTVLDFDYLKPKIKEWYAIKGKIEPATRYLWRLPVCYDLEFGLDLEEISVELGLSVERITELHSKSIYTVYGIGFLPGFMYLGGVPEVLEVPRKSTPRPKVLKGSVGLAAKLTGIYPQDSPGGWNIIGKCPVPMFDVKKENPCFVQVGDKIQFYPISMAEYQLHKIEGEVGIYNLEKKVLDA; from the coding sequence GTGAGTAGTTTCAAAATTTCTGTAAGGCAATTTGGTGTCCACGCCATATTGGTGGAATGGCCCAATAGGGTGGAAGAATCCATATTGGACGAGATTCTCCAATTCATTCAGTACTTAAAAAAAAATCAGCTGGATGAAAAGGAGTGGGAGTTTATTCCTGCCTATAATTCACTTACTTTGATATGTAAGGACACCGTCCTAGATTTCGATTATTTAAAACCAAAGATAAAGGAGTGGTATGCTATAAAAGGAAAGATAGAACCTGCCACCAGGTATCTTTGGCGATTACCAGTATGTTATGATCTTGAATTCGGGCTGGATCTCGAGGAGATTTCCGTGGAATTGGGCCTGTCAGTGGAACGTATCACCGAATTGCACTCAAAGAGTATTTATACTGTCTATGGTATCGGATTCTTACCAGGGTTTATGTATTTGGGAGGCGTGCCAGAAGTTCTGGAGGTTCCGCGTAAATCCACCCCCAGACCTAAAGTACTAAAAGGCTCGGTTGGACTAGCCGCAAAACTAACGGGAATTTACCCCCAGGATTCACCAGGAGGATGGAACATAATTGGGAAATGTCCCGTACCTATGTTCGACGTTAAAAAGGAAAATCCCTGTTTTGTCCAAGTGGGGGATAAAATACAATTTTACCCTATTTCAATGGCAGAATACCAATTGCACAAGATTGAAGGTGAGGTAGGGATTTATAACTTAGAAAAAAAAGTGCTGGATGCTTAA
- a CDS encoding 5-oxoprolinase subunit C family protein, which produces MLNIIKSGFFTTVQDTGRFGYRDKGVPVSGVMDSFSVSKVNTLLENDENSAVLEITMTGPTLEFEQDTYIVLGGAEMSVTLNDITIENYKVYKVNAGDILTYGKLLKGFRAYLGIKDGFNTASVLGSRSYYKPITERDSIKKMSSLPYTECKLFSPKISKLKVDSVLDKTELEVYKGPEYKLLTDKQLAQLFYREFTVANENNRMAYQLNEIIEGNKVSMLTSATLPGTIQLTPAGKLIILMKDGQTTGGYPRILQLSDMAMSILAQKRSGNHISFKLR; this is translated from the coding sequence ATGCTTAACATTATAAAATCGGGCTTTTTCACCACAGTTCAGGATACCGGTAGATTTGGGTACAGGGATAAAGGTGTTCCAGTTTCAGGAGTTATGGACTCATTCTCTGTCTCCAAGGTAAATACTTTGCTGGAAAACGACGAAAACAGTGCCGTATTGGAAATAACCATGACCGGACCAACATTGGAATTTGAACAAGATACCTATATTGTTTTGGGAGGGGCGGAAATGTCGGTAACTCTTAACGATATTACCATAGAAAACTACAAAGTCTATAAAGTAAATGCAGGTGACATCTTAACCTATGGCAAATTATTAAAAGGATTCAGGGCGTATTTGGGGATTAAGGACGGATTCAACACTGCATCGGTATTGGGAAGTAGATCCTATTATAAACCAATTACGGAGAGGGATTCCATTAAGAAAATGTCCAGTCTTCCGTATACCGAGTGTAAACTGTTCAGTCCCAAAATTTCGAAACTTAAAGTAGACTCCGTTTTGGACAAAACCGAATTGGAAGTATATAAGGGCCCTGAATATAAGCTATTGACCGATAAACAATTGGCCCAATTATTTTACAGGGAATTTACGGTGGCTAATGAGAATAACCGAATGGCATATCAGCTCAATGAGATAATTGAGGGCAATAAAGTATCCATGTTAACCTCGGCAACCCTGCCTGGAACTATACAACTGACTCCTGCTGGAAAATTGATCATTTTAATGAAAGATGGTCAGACCACAGGTGGCTATCCAAGAATATTACAGTTGTCGGACATGGCCATGTCCATTTTGGCGCAAAAAAGATCTGGAAACCATATTAGTTTTAAACTAAGGTAG
- a CDS encoding DUF2891 domain-containing protein, giving the protein MDCRTMLKTIATIFIFFIILLGCKDSQNTKPKVVISSALPELTFNEANRLVRLPLECLQTEYPNKLNQSLQDSTHLGSPKQLHPAFYGCYDWHSSVHGHWSLVSLLKQFPSLNQASTIRNKLVENISKENILAEMDYFNMVGNKSYERTYGWAWILKLAEELHTWQDPLARDLEVNLQPLTNYIVEAYIEFLPKLNYPIRVGEHTNTAFGLSLAWDYAVVLEDEALKIAITSSVARFYENDADCPIIWEPSGFDFLSPCLEEANLVRKIYGPEKFKKWLDKFLPQLADPQFNLEPGKVSDRTDGKLVHLDGLNFSRAWCLYGIAETLPQYSHLKQIATEHINYSLPSIVDDNYSGTHWLGSFALYALNTAQ; this is encoded by the coding sequence ATGGACTGTAGAACAATGCTTAAAACAATAGCCACGATTTTTATCTTTTTTATTATTCTTTTGGGCTGTAAGGACAGTCAAAATACAAAGCCCAAAGTTGTGATATCCTCTGCACTGCCAGAACTGACCTTTAATGAAGCCAATCGACTTGTACGCCTGCCATTGGAATGCCTACAAACGGAATACCCCAACAAATTAAATCAGTCTCTTCAGGATTCGACCCATTTGGGCAGTCCTAAACAATTGCACCCGGCATTTTATGGTTGTTATGATTGGCATTCCTCTGTTCACGGTCACTGGTCCTTGGTTTCGCTATTAAAACAGTTCCCTAGTTTAAATCAGGCTTCCACAATTCGTAATAAATTGGTGGAAAATATTTCCAAGGAAAATATATTGGCAGAGATGGACTATTTTAATATGGTAGGAAATAAGTCATATGAACGGACTTATGGATGGGCCTGGATCCTGAAATTGGCCGAAGAGCTTCATACATGGCAGGACCCCTTGGCCCGTGACCTTGAGGTTAATTTACAGCCGTTGACAAACTATATAGTAGAAGCCTACATAGAATTTTTGCCAAAATTAAATTATCCCATTAGGGTGGGGGAGCATACCAATACCGCATTTGGACTTTCCTTGGCTTGGGACTATGCGGTTGTTCTTGAGGACGAGGCCTTAAAAATTGCTATTACCTCCAGTGTTGCACGCTTTTATGAAAACGATGCAGATTGTCCCATAATCTGGGAGCCCAGTGGATTCGATTTTTTGTCGCCCTGTCTGGAGGAAGCCAATCTGGTGAGAAAAATTTATGGCCCAGAAAAGTTTAAAAAATGGCTGGATAAATTCCTGCCCCAATTGGCAGATCCCCAATTTAATCTGGAACCTGGAAAAGTGTCGGATAGAACAGATGGAAAATTAGTTCATTTGGATGGTCTCAATTTTAGTAGGGCTTGGTGTTTGTACGGTATTGCGGAGACACTTCCCCAATACTCCCATTTAAAACAAATTGCCACTGAGCATATTAATTACTCCCTCCCCAGTATTGTTGATGATAATTACAGTGGTACCCATTGGTTGGGAAGCTTTGCCTTATACGCCTTAAATACAGCCCAATAG
- a CDS encoding Gfo/Idh/MocA family protein, whose protein sequence is MEKQRRIFIQKAGLIAAASAFTPQILLSSTKAQKKKLGVALVGLGYYSTDLLALALQLTNNCELRGIVTGSPEKIPIWQEKYGIKDKNVYNYKNFDTIANNPDIDVVYVVLPPSMHAEYTIRAAKAGKHVWCEKPMAPSVADCEAMIKACKDNKVKLAIGYRCQHDPNIQAYMKVGKERPFGKVRMVTSAAGYFDGRTNHWKQNKKLGGGAMGDMGVYALQGARLATGEEPISVLAQASTTRPEIYHEVEETMMFQLEFPSGALASCQTSFGINMNHLQVNYEKGWLKMEPHSSYNGNNGSMSDGTIIKFSIPNQQAKQMDEDAMAIMDKTDLIVPGEEGLRDIRVVEAIYKSAAQNCVVKL, encoded by the coding sequence ATGGAAAAACAAAGGAGAATATTTATTCAAAAAGCAGGATTAATTGCAGCAGCAAGCGCATTTACTCCTCAAATACTACTGTCTTCAACCAAGGCACAAAAGAAAAAATTAGGGGTAGCCCTTGTTGGATTGGGCTATTATAGTACAGATCTTCTTGCACTTGCCCTACAATTGACCAATAACTGCGAATTAAGGGGTATAGTCACCGGTAGTCCTGAAAAAATTCCGATCTGGCAGGAAAAATATGGGATTAAGGACAAGAACGTTTACAATTACAAAAATTTTGATACCATTGCCAATAACCCAGATATAGATGTTGTATACGTGGTTCTGCCTCCTTCCATGCATGCAGAGTATACGATTAGGGCGGCCAAGGCGGGTAAGCATGTTTGGTGTGAAAAACCAATGGCACCCTCTGTAGCCGATTGTGAGGCAATGATCAAGGCCTGTAAAGATAATAAGGTAAAACTTGCTATCGGGTACCGTTGTCAGCACGACCCAAATATTCAAGCCTATATGAAAGTGGGCAAGGAAAGACCTTTTGGGAAAGTACGGATGGTGACTTCTGCCGCGGGATATTTTGACGGCCGGACCAACCATTGGAAGCAAAATAAAAAATTAGGGGGTGGTGCCATGGGCGATATGGGTGTTTATGCATTACAAGGTGCCCGATTGGCTACCGGGGAAGAACCGATTTCGGTACTGGCGCAGGCCTCCACTACCCGACCAGAAATTTATCACGAAGTAGAGGAAACCATGATGTTTCAACTGGAATTTCCCAGTGGCGCCCTAGCATCCTGCCAGACCAGTTTTGGTATAAATATGAACCATCTTCAGGTCAATTATGAAAAAGGTTGGTTGAAAATGGAACCACACAGCTCCTATAATGGCAATAATGGAAGTATGTCCGATGGAACGATTATTAAATTTTCCATCCCCAACCAGCAGGCCAAGCAAATGGATGAGGATGCCATGGCTATTATGGACAAAACCGACTTAATTGTCCCAGGGGAAG
- the pxpA gene encoding 5-oxoprolinase subunit PxpA, whose protein sequence is MINIDINCDIGEGVDNEEELLPLITSCNIACGGHAGDADTMMKVALLAKEHKVLIGAHPSYPDRANFGRTSIKMAKDELKKSILVQIEDLNAVLITLGISLNHIKPHGALYNDVAKDRELALVFLDSISKYKKEVFLFVPYDSKIAEEALRLGFRIKYEAFADRNYNEDLSLVSRKDPKALIQEPKEVMDHLLHMVTKGAVLTLSGKAVKTQADTYCIHGDSPSTLQILVYLSKHLPENQILIKK, encoded by the coding sequence ATGATCAATATTGATATAAATTGTGATATAGGGGAGGGTGTAGACAATGAAGAAGAGCTATTGCCCTTAATTACCTCCTGTAATATTGCCTGTGGTGGCCATGCCGGGGATGCCGATACCATGATGAAGGTAGCCTTATTGGCCAAAGAACACAAGGTGCTGATAGGAGCACATCCATCATATCCGGATAGGGCGAATTTTGGAAGAACCAGCATCAAAATGGCTAAGGATGAGTTAAAAAAAAGTATTCTTGTCCAAATAGAGGATTTGAACGCTGTCCTCATAACTTTAGGTATTTCGCTGAACCATATAAAACCCCATGGTGCCCTATACAATGACGTGGCCAAGGACAGGGAATTGGCATTGGTGTTTTTGGATAGTATTTCAAAATATAAGAAGGAGGTATTTTTGTTTGTGCCCTATGATTCCAAAATAGCGGAGGAGGCTCTGCGTTTGGGATTTCGAATAAAATATGAGGCGTTTGCCGATCGCAATTATAATGAAGACCTCTCCCTAGTGTCCCGAAAAGACCCTAAGGCCTTGATACAAGAACCCAAAGAAGTTATGGATCATTTGCTCCATATGGTTACAAAAGGTGCGGTTTTGACCCTTTCTGGGAAGGCCGTAAAAACCCAAGCGGACACCTATTGTATTCACGGGGATTCTCCTTCAACATTGCAAATATTAGTGTATCTTTCCAAACATTTACCAGAAAACCAAATCTTAATAAAAAAGTGA
- a CDS encoding Nramp family divalent metal transporter: MKWKMGPGVLVAAAFIGPGTVTVCSIAGVKYGYLLLWALLLSVLATVILQEMAARLGIVTQKGLAHVIKEEIGVRWIKILVLGLILSAIVVGNAAYEGGNIGGASLGLEAIFGQEHLSFYPWVVGSFAFLLLFFGNYKVLEKVLVSLVMVMSISFLLTAIITKPNISAILQGLIIPKTPDGSILTIIALVGTTVVPYNLFLHTSLVSEKWKSKENLKEARRDTVLSILLGGMVSMAIVVTATAIPSGEISNIMDMTKGLEPLYGESAKYFMGIGLFAAGITSAITAPLAAAYVASSCFGWGTTMNNLGFKMVWMIILLVGVLFMSVGIKPLEIIKFAQITNGMLLPIIAIFLLWIVNRKTVMLEYQNTKFQNILGIIIIILSIILGAKSILTVFGLF; the protein is encoded by the coding sequence ATGAAATGGAAAATGGGGCCAGGAGTTTTGGTAGCGGCAGCCTTTATAGGTCCCGGTACCGTTACTGTGTGTTCCATTGCCGGTGTAAAATATGGATATTTACTTCTTTGGGCCCTGTTGCTGTCCGTATTGGCCACCGTGATATTACAGGAAATGGCTGCGAGATTGGGAATCGTCACCCAAAAGGGATTGGCCCATGTTATAAAAGAAGAGATAGGTGTCCGCTGGATTAAGATTTTGGTACTGGGCCTTATCTTATCGGCAATCGTTGTAGGTAATGCAGCTTATGAAGGAGGCAATATAGGTGGTGCTTCCTTGGGATTAGAGGCTATATTTGGGCAAGAACATCTAAGTTTTTATCCTTGGGTAGTGGGAAGTTTTGCATTTCTACTTCTGTTTTTTGGTAATTATAAGGTTTTGGAAAAGGTGCTGGTTTCTCTGGTAATGGTCATGAGCATATCCTTCTTATTAACGGCCATAATTACAAAACCGAATATTTCGGCCATATTGCAAGGTCTTATTATCCCCAAAACTCCAGATGGAAGTATTTTGACCATTATTGCGCTGGTAGGCACTACGGTAGTACCCTATAATTTATTCCTACATACCTCACTGGTAAGTGAAAAATGGAAATCCAAGGAGAATTTGAAGGAAGCCCGTAGGGATACCGTCTTATCCATTTTACTGGGAGGTATGGTTTCCATGGCCATAGTGGTTACTGCAACTGCCATACCGTCCGGCGAAATAAGTAATATTATGGATATGACCAAAGGCCTGGAACCACTTTACGGGGAAAGTGCTAAATATTTTATGGGAATTGGACTTTTTGCGGCCGGGATAACCTCTGCCATTACGGCACCCTTAGCCGCTGCCTATGTGGCCAGTAGCTGTTTTGGATGGGGCACCACTATGAATAACTTAGGCTTCAAAATGGTCTGGATGATCATTCTATTGGTAGGTGTCCTGTTTATGTCCGTAGGAATAAAACCTTTGGAGATTATTAAATTTGCCCAGATAACCAATGGGATGCTATTGCCAATTATCGCTATTTTTCTATTATGGATCGTTAACAGGAAAACAGTCATGCTGGAATATCAAAATACCAAATTTCAAAATATATTGGGGATTATCATTATAATTTTGTCCATTATTCTGGGGGCAAAGAGTATATTAACTGTTTTTGGGCTATTTTAA